Proteins encoded in a region of the Synechococcus sp. BIOS-U3-1 genome:
- the tsaB gene encoding tRNA (adenosine(37)-N6)-threonylcarbamoyltransferase complex dimerization subunit type 1 TsaB, which yields MSDWLLALHSSTETLGIALVAAEAPMEDARVVCRSLGRALTNELVISLQQLLPTDQWADIKRLAVATGPGGFTGTRLTVVLARTLAQQLGAPLHGVSSFALMAPRLRHQLPELQRDESFSIVQTLPRRGQVAGRYRIVKTEVEELESPRLLSEQDRPAPAVAMAVDVPADVLELLRFCRQCHDRDLPGPWDPVLPIYPTSPVGPI from the coding sequence ATGAGCGACTGGCTGCTCGCTCTGCACAGCTCAACAGAAACGCTCGGGATCGCACTGGTGGCGGCAGAGGCCCCCATGGAAGATGCACGCGTGGTCTGTCGTTCGCTTGGACGAGCTCTCACCAACGAGCTGGTGATCTCGCTTCAGCAGCTTCTGCCCACTGATCAGTGGGCTGATATCAAAAGGCTTGCCGTAGCAACAGGACCTGGAGGATTCACTGGCACCCGGCTCACGGTTGTCCTTGCCCGGACGCTGGCTCAGCAATTGGGGGCTCCACTTCATGGTGTGAGCAGTTTCGCTTTGATGGCTCCCAGGCTTCGTCATCAGCTGCCGGAGCTGCAGCGGGACGAGTCGTTTTCGATTGTGCAGACCCTTCCCCGCAGGGGGCAGGTCGCCGGTCGCTACAGAATTGTCAAGACCGAGGTGGAGGAACTGGAATCCCCCCGTTTGCTCAGCGAGCAGGATCGACCCGCCCCCGCTGTTGCGATGGCCGTTGACGTACCCGCGGATGTGCTTGAGCTTCTGCGCTTTTGCCGGCAGTGTCATGACCGAGATCTTCCTGGTCCATGGGACCCGGTCCTTCCGATCTATCCCACCTCGCCCGTGGGGCCAATCTGA
- a CDS encoding CCA tRNA nucleotidyltransferase, translating into MPPRSGSASILTGDRGRLAELIWERLKPESWPVRPTELPRGSVLVGGAVRDALLGRLCDAPDLDLVVPDHALKNARQLAQKLGGACVVLDEQRDMARLVLGGWTIDLARREGATLEDDLNRRDYRLNAMALSFEGTPRLLDPTGGLKDLREGTVAAVKEANLQDDPLRLLRGLRLIAELDMHLDAQTLKMLHRNRSLLPHAAPERIQAELVRLVAAPAADRAIATILELELLAPWMKQGAKAGDQRLIGTTKTCELLTDSERRQALPLARLTELLPDAGLKELRFSRRQLQRCERLRYWIEHSTSSEGRPCPAELTEQERLRLQMDLEQDLPALILTWPIALQQQWLERWRDLQDPLFHPRPPLDGKSLQAALQISPGPTLGALIQHLTLERAYGRISTRDQALNSARFWLFHQEVQTDLDRSCD; encoded by the coding sequence ATGCCCCCCCGCTCCGGTTCGGCATCCATTCTGACGGGAGATCGGGGCAGGCTGGCTGAACTCATCTGGGAGCGCTTGAAACCGGAAAGCTGGCCGGTGCGGCCAACAGAGCTCCCGAGAGGCTCAGTGCTTGTGGGAGGAGCCGTTCGTGACGCGCTCCTGGGCAGGCTTTGTGATGCCCCTGACCTGGACCTTGTGGTGCCGGACCACGCCCTCAAGAACGCTCGGCAGCTGGCGCAGAAGCTTGGAGGGGCCTGCGTTGTGCTCGATGAACAACGCGATATGGCCCGCCTGGTGCTGGGGGGGTGGACGATCGATCTAGCTCGACGGGAGGGCGCAACGCTTGAGGACGATCTGAACCGTCGCGATTACAGGCTGAATGCCATGGCCCTGAGCTTCGAGGGCACCCCGAGACTGCTGGATCCCACAGGGGGTCTTAAGGATCTGCGGGAGGGCACGGTCGCTGCGGTCAAGGAAGCCAACCTTCAGGACGATCCCCTGCGCTTGTTGCGAGGACTGCGCCTGATCGCCGAACTGGACATGCACCTGGATGCTCAGACGCTGAAGATGCTGCACCGCAACCGTTCGCTGCTGCCTCATGCTGCGCCGGAACGGATCCAGGCTGAACTGGTGCGACTGGTCGCAGCACCTGCCGCCGACCGCGCCATTGCGACCATTCTTGAACTGGAACTGCTGGCGCCCTGGATGAAACAGGGCGCGAAGGCTGGTGATCAACGACTCATCGGGACGACGAAGACATGCGAACTGTTGACAGACAGCGAACGCCGGCAGGCCCTCCCACTGGCCAGGCTCACAGAGCTGCTGCCGGATGCCGGATTGAAAGAGCTTCGTTTCAGTCGCCGACAGTTGCAACGCTGTGAACGACTGCGTTACTGGATCGAGCATTCAACATCCAGCGAGGGACGCCCTTGCCCTGCTGAATTGACGGAGCAAGAACGACTGCGGCTCCAGATGGATCTTGAACAGGATCTGCCTGCACTCATCCTGACTTGGCCGATAGCACTGCAGCAGCAGTGGCTAGAGCGCTGGAGAGACCTTCAGGACCCCCTCTTTCATCCACGGCCTCCACTGGATGGGAAAAGCCTTCAAGCAGCCCTCCAGATTTCGCCTGGGCCCACCCTGGGCGCTCTGATTCAACACCTGACCCTTGAGCGTGCGTATGGTCGTATTTCGACTCGCGATCAGGCGCTGAACTCAGCCCGATTCTGGTTGTTCCATCAAGAGGTTCAGACAGACCTGGATAGGTCCTGTGATTAA
- a CDS encoding RNA recognition motif domain-containing protein yields the protein MSVRLYIGNLPQNFESKELEAQLTSVGEGVRFKAVLDRETGVCRGFGFANVDDEKVADAVIEQFNGKEFGGNALRVERSERRDSNTSGGGRRGQAGGHAPGSARKAVNKVVHSDAKAEEAPDPRWAGELSKLKDLLADQKTAV from the coding sequence ATGAGCGTGCGTCTTTACATCGGCAATCTGCCGCAGAATTTTGAGAGCAAGGAGCTTGAGGCTCAGCTCACCAGCGTTGGGGAGGGAGTTCGCTTCAAAGCCGTTCTCGACCGCGAAACCGGCGTCTGCCGTGGATTCGGATTCGCGAACGTCGATGACGAAAAAGTCGCTGATGCCGTGATCGAACAGTTCAACGGCAAGGAGTTCGGAGGCAATGCACTCCGTGTTGAACGCTCTGAGCGGCGAGACAGCAATACCAGTGGCGGTGGACGACGCGGACAGGCAGGCGGCCACGCACCGGGCTCAGCGCGTAAAGCTGTTAACAAGGTTGTTCACAGTGATGCCAAAGCTGAAGAAGCACCCGATCCCCGCTGGGCTGGTGAACTCTCCAAGCTCAAGGATCTGCTTGCAGATCAGAAAACGGCTGTTTGA
- the ndhM gene encoding NAD(P)H-quinone oxidoreductase subunit M, whose protein sequence is MAETLLKSTTRHVRLFTARVENGDLVADPSQLTLDLDPDNEFVWSDSTIEIVQQRFRELVKSHDGQALNDYNLRRIGTELEGCIRELLQAGKLSYNPDCRVLNYSMGLPRTPELL, encoded by the coding sequence ATGGCTGAGACCCTGCTGAAGAGCACCACCCGTCACGTGCGCCTGTTCACGGCACGAGTCGAGAATGGTGATCTGGTCGCCGACCCGAGTCAGCTCACCCTCGACTTGGATCCCGACAACGAATTCGTCTGGTCTGACAGCACGATCGAGATTGTCCAGCAACGCTTCCGCGAACTGGTCAAAAGCCATGACGGCCAAGCGCTGAACGATTACAACCTGCGTCGTATCGGCACGGAACTCGAAGGCTGTATCCGTGAGCTGCTGCAGGCCGGAAAGTTGAGTTACAACCCTGACTGCCGCGTCCTCAACTATTCGATGGGTCTTCCCAGAACCCCTGAACTGCTGTGA
- a CDS encoding Ycf34 family protein — MCICVDCRWVDRCQAYHAVERQHGAPHLAETPDLKPADPRIHISVMDLQAGQVGVEWDVRGCGSFQLDRGRWSRLRPGEEVPT, encoded by the coding sequence ATGTGCATCTGTGTGGACTGCCGCTGGGTGGACCGCTGCCAGGCCTATCACGCTGTGGAGCGACAGCATGGAGCTCCTCATCTCGCAGAGACACCTGATCTGAAGCCTGCGGATCCTCGAATTCATATCAGCGTGATGGATCTGCAGGCCGGGCAGGTTGGTGTCGAATGGGATGTGCGTGGCTGTGGATCGTTTCAACTGGATCGAGGGCGTTGGAGTCGACTCAGGCCCGGTGAGGAGGTGCCTACATGA
- a CDS encoding phytoene synthase, translated as MPLAAPDLDAAFEACRRETAEWAKTFYLGTLLLPYEKRRAIWAIYVWCRRTDELMDSPEAQARPADELADRLNRWELKTRDLFKGHVDDELDAVMVDTLEKFPQSIQPYLDMIEGQRMDLTWTRYPRFEDLRLYCYRVAGTVGLMTQGVMGLDQAYSSAPWSDQPDTSDAAVALGIANQLTNILRDVGEDRGRGRIYLPLEDLEHFGYSEDDLMAGRMNQAWKDLMEFQLRRARQWFDRSEAGVRWLSRDARWPVWTSLRLYRGILDVIERHDYDVFNKRAYVGKLNKLLDLPRSFVLAQSR; from the coding sequence ATGCCTCTCGCAGCTCCGGACCTCGACGCAGCCTTCGAGGCCTGTCGTCGGGAGACCGCCGAGTGGGCCAAAACGTTCTATCTCGGAACGCTGCTGCTGCCCTATGAGAAGCGTCGGGCAATTTGGGCGATCTATGTCTGGTGTAGGCGTACAGATGAACTGATGGACAGTCCGGAGGCTCAGGCTCGTCCTGCCGATGAGCTGGCCGATCGTCTGAATCGCTGGGAGTTAAAAACCCGCGACTTGTTCAAGGGACATGTCGACGATGAGCTCGATGCGGTGATGGTCGACACGCTCGAAAAGTTCCCTCAGAGCATCCAGCCTTATCTCGACATGATCGAGGGCCAGCGCATGGACCTCACCTGGACTCGCTACCCCCGTTTCGAGGATCTGAGGCTGTACTGCTACCGGGTTGCAGGAACAGTTGGCCTCATGACCCAGGGGGTCATGGGTTTGGATCAGGCTTACAGCTCTGCTCCTTGGAGTGACCAGCCCGACACGTCAGACGCCGCAGTTGCCCTTGGCATCGCCAACCAGCTCACCAACATCCTTAGGGATGTGGGAGAAGATCGCGGTCGGGGTCGGATCTATCTGCCCTTGGAAGACCTCGAGCACTTCGGATATTCCGAGGACGACTTGATGGCAGGTCGTATGAATCAAGCTTGGAAGGATCTCATGGAGTTTCAGCTACGCCGTGCACGTCAGTGGTTCGATCGCTCCGAGGCCGGTGTGCGTTGGTTGTCTCGTGATGCCCGATGGCCTGTCTGGACATCCCTTCGCCTTTACAGGGGAATTCTGGATGTCATCGAGCGCCACGATTACGACGTCTTCAATAAACGCGCCTACGTGGGAAAGCTCAACAAGCTGCTTGATCTTCCTCGCTCCTTTGTCCTTGCTCAGTCTCGCTAG
- the pds gene encoding 15-cis-phytoene desaturase, with protein MRVAIAGAGLAGLSCAKYLADAGHTPVVVEARDVLGGKVAAWKDEDGDWYETGLHIFFGAYPNMLQMFKELNIEDRLQWKSHSMIFNQQEEPGTYSRFDFPDLPAPVNGVAAILGNNDMLSWPEKISFGLGLVPAMLRGQGYVEECDKYSWTEWLRVHNIPERVNDEVFLAMSKALNFIDPDEISATVVLTALNRFLQEKNGSKMAFLDGAPPERLCQPMVDHIEALGGEVHLDSPLREIKLNDDGSVAAFHVGGIKGKDSFDLTADAYVSALPVDPFKLLLPQAWKQMDVFKKLDGLRGVPVINLHLWFDRKLTDIDHLLFSRSPLLSVYADMSITCKEYEDPDKSMLELVFAPAKDWIGRSDEEIIEATMGELTKLFPTHFGGDNPAILRKSKVVKTPLSVYKTTPGCQQLRPDQTTPIKNFFLAGDYTMQRYLASMEGAVLSGKLCAGAVDRKSDQLASSSPVSQPVSA; from the coding sequence ATGCGCGTCGCCATCGCGGGGGCCGGTCTGGCAGGTCTTTCCTGCGCCAAGTATTTGGCCGATGCTGGTCATACGCCCGTCGTTGTAGAGGCTCGCGACGTGCTCGGCGGCAAGGTGGCTGCTTGGAAAGATGAGGATGGTGACTGGTATGAGACCGGGTTACACATCTTTTTCGGGGCCTATCCGAACATGCTTCAGATGTTCAAGGAGCTGAACATCGAAGATCGGCTGCAGTGGAAGAGCCACTCGATGATCTTCAATCAGCAGGAGGAACCAGGCACTTACAGCCGCTTTGATTTTCCTGATCTGCCAGCACCTGTGAATGGTGTCGCCGCGATTTTGGGAAATAACGACATGCTCAGTTGGCCCGAGAAAATCAGCTTCGGCCTGGGCCTTGTGCCTGCGATGCTCCGTGGTCAGGGATATGTCGAAGAGTGCGACAAGTATTCCTGGACCGAGTGGCTGCGGGTCCACAACATTCCCGAACGGGTGAACGATGAAGTGTTCCTAGCGATGAGCAAGGCGCTGAATTTTATTGATCCCGATGAAATCTCCGCCACGGTTGTGCTCACCGCGCTCAATCGTTTTCTCCAGGAGAAGAACGGCTCCAAGATGGCCTTTCTCGATGGTGCTCCGCCCGAGAGGCTCTGTCAGCCGATGGTGGATCACATCGAAGCGCTTGGGGGTGAGGTGCATCTCGATTCTCCGCTTCGTGAGATCAAGCTCAATGACGATGGCTCTGTAGCTGCTTTCCACGTCGGCGGCATCAAGGGAAAGGACAGCTTCGATCTCACCGCTGATGCCTATGTGAGCGCTCTCCCGGTTGATCCGTTCAAGCTGCTGCTACCGCAGGCCTGGAAGCAGATGGACGTCTTCAAGAAGCTCGATGGCCTTCGTGGAGTGCCTGTGATCAATCTGCATCTCTGGTTCGATCGCAAGCTCACCGATATCGATCACCTGTTGTTCAGCCGCTCACCGCTGCTGAGCGTCTATGCCGACATGAGTATCACCTGTAAGGAGTATGAAGATCCAGATAAGTCGATGCTGGAGCTCGTGTTCGCACCCGCTAAAGACTGGATCGGACGTTCAGACGAAGAGATCATCGAAGCCACGATGGGTGAACTCACCAAGTTGTTCCCCACCCACTTCGGTGGTGATAACCCCGCCATCCTGCGCAAATCCAAGGTCGTGAAGACACCCCTTTCGGTGTACAAGACCACTCCCGGTTGCCAGCAGCTTCGTCCGGATCAGACCACACCAATCAAAAACTTCTTCCTGGCAGGCGACTACACGATGCAGCGCTACCTCGCGTCCATGGAAGGCGCGGTTCTCAGCGGCAAACTCTGTGCAGGGGCGGTAGACCGCAAGAGCGATCAGCTGGCATCATCGTCTCCTGTTAGCCAACCGGTCTCGGCCTGA